In Sphingobacterium thalpophilum, a genomic segment contains:
- a CDS encoding Do family serine endopeptidase: MNKVGLTLLTAVFGGAVALGGYKLIENKKLDGMSFEDKQKVYFANNPTGVMSSTGNPDFTQAAAIVSPGVVHIKTTYSRKGSQQSQGSPLDMFEEFFGMPQGGGRRQMQAQPVQASGSGVIISDDGYIVTNNHVVEDADKIEVVLTDKRTFEAKLIGRDPNTDLALLKVSGKGLPVVKLGNSDNVNVGEWVLAFGYPLGLQSTVTAGIISAKGRQIGILSEGQQQRGNPFGGGQDQIPVSSAIESFIQTDAVINKGNSGGALTNASGELIGINSAIASPTGTYAGYGFAIPVNLVKKIVDDFVEYGNVKRGYIGVTYTEITPELAKEKGFTDVDGLYVQDVVAGGAAEAAGVKKGDILSKINGKVITGSPVLSETIGRARPGDKVNVTYKRDGKEKQVTMTLKGEESLKTANTGGKASKSATEIYNKLGASFIPASAQKKKELGVNSGVVVTQVNRGGIFDYFGVERGLVITEVNGKAVNTVDDVETALGATQRNIVRLKGVSPQGGAVQLSFPVEY, translated from the coding sequence ATGAATAAGGTCGGTTTAACGCTATTAACGGCTGTTTTCGGTGGAGCGGTAGCATTAGGTGGTTACAAGCTTATTGAGAATAAGAAGTTGGATGGTATGTCTTTCGAAGACAAACAAAAAGTTTATTTTGCAAACAATCCTACAGGAGTTATGTCTTCAACAGGCAATCCTGATTTCACCCAGGCTGCCGCAATAGTGTCGCCAGGTGTAGTGCATATTAAGACAACCTATAGCCGTAAAGGATCACAGCAATCGCAAGGTTCTCCGTTGGATATGTTTGAAGAGTTTTTTGGCATGCCACAAGGTGGTGGACGTCGTCAAATGCAGGCGCAACCTGTGCAGGCATCCGGATCAGGTGTAATTATCTCGGATGATGGTTATATTGTAACGAATAACCACGTCGTAGAAGATGCAGATAAAATTGAAGTCGTATTAACAGACAAACGTACGTTTGAAGCCAAATTGATCGGACGTGATCCGAATACAGATTTAGCCTTGTTGAAAGTGTCAGGCAAGGGGCTTCCTGTGGTCAAGTTAGGTAACTCAGATAATGTCAATGTCGGTGAATGGGTGTTGGCTTTTGGATACCCGCTAGGGCTTCAATCTACAGTTACCGCAGGTATCATTAGTGCAAAGGGTCGTCAGATCGGTATTCTGAGTGAAGGTCAGCAACAACGTGGTAATCCATTTGGTGGTGGACAGGATCAAATCCCGGTGAGTTCAGCGATAGAATCCTTTATTCAAACAGATGCTGTTATCAATAAAGGAAATAGTGGTGGTGCGTTGACGAATGCTTCGGGAGAATTGATTGGTATTAACTCTGCTATCGCTTCTCCGACAGGAACATATGCGGGTTATGGTTTTGCGATTCCGGTCAATTTGGTGAAAAAGATTGTCGATGACTTTGTCGAATACGGTAATGTAAAACGCGGTTATATCGGTGTTACCTATACCGAAATAACACCTGAACTTGCTAAAGAGAAAGGTTTCACAGATGTTGATGGCTTGTATGTTCAAGACGTTGTAGCTGGTGGTGCCGCAGAGGCTGCAGGTGTTAAAAAAGGAGATATCCTGAGCAAGATTAATGGAAAAGTGATCACAGGTTCACCTGTCTTAAGTGAAACTATAGGTCGTGCGCGTCCTGGAGATAAGGTCAATGTCACCTACAAACGTGATGGTAAGGAAAAACAAGTAACCATGACATTGAAAGGGGAAGAATCCTTGAAGACCGCAAATACCGGCGGTAAAGCTTCTAAAAGTGCAACGGAGATTTACAATAAATTGGGTGCAAGCTTTATTCCTGCTTCAGCTCAGAAGAAAAAAGAGCTGGGTGTCAACTCTGGAGTTGTTGTGACCCAAGTGAATCGTGGTGGCATCTTTGATTACTTCGGTGTAGAGCGTGGATTGGTCATTACTGAGGTTAATGGAAAAGCTGTAAATACAGTAGACGATGTTGAAACTGCGCTTGGCGCAACACAACGTAATATTGTGCGATTGAAAGGGGTATCTCCTCAAGGTGGTGCTGTTCAATTGAGCTTCCCAGTAGAATATTAA
- a CDS encoding low molecular weight protein-tyrosine-phosphatase, protein MKILMVCLGNICRSPLAHGILKQKVADNQLNWVVESAGTGDWHIGEAPDRRAIAIAKKYGVDISGQRARHFKPHFFAEYDLIFVMDRQNYEDVCAQVIDKEDLNKVKLFLGDDVVPDPYFDDNLFDPVFQMIDQRCAEVIAKGGNLTA, encoded by the coding sequence ATGAAGATTTTAATGGTTTGTTTGGGCAATATCTGTCGTTCGCCCCTTGCACATGGTATATTAAAACAAAAAGTTGCGGATAATCAATTAAATTGGGTCGTTGAATCGGCGGGTACAGGTGACTGGCACATTGGTGAAGCACCCGACCGTAGGGCGATAGCCATTGCAAAGAAGTATGGTGTCGATATTTCCGGTCAGCGGGCCCGACATTTCAAGCCGCATTTTTTTGCCGAATATGATCTTATATTTGTGATGGATAGACAAAATTATGAAGATGTATGCGCTCAGGTGATTGATAAGGAAGACCTGAACAAAGTGAAATTGTTTTTAGGAGATGATGTTGTTCCCGATCCGTATTTTGACGATAATTTGTTCGATCCAGTTTTTCAGATGATTGATCAGCGCTGTGCAGAGGTTATTGCAAAAGGAGGGAATCTAACGGCATAA
- a CDS encoding peptidylprolyl isomerase: MKFLKASLIAVFCFLQVLAFAAKPEFKYVQIVTDKGTCVLRLYNETPKHRDNFVKLAKSKYYDGTLFHRVIQNFMIQGGDPDSRNAVGGAQLGNGGPGYTIPAEIQDGLFHKKGTIGAARDNNPAKASSGSQFYLVQGKVFTPEDLDRLEQTRMNGKKFSEVQRQAYTTIGGAPHLDWNYTVFGELVKGVDVIDQIAAVKTDKHDRPEVDQKMSMHVLTRREALNLERELKGLKPQTGIFSKIGDLFSSKDY, translated from the coding sequence ATGAAATTTTTAAAGGCTAGTTTAATAGCAGTATTCTGCTTTCTGCAGGTTTTGGCATTTGCGGCTAAACCCGAGTTTAAATATGTACAGATCGTTACTGACAAGGGAACCTGTGTGCTGCGGTTGTATAATGAGACACCTAAACATCGGGATAACTTTGTCAAATTGGCAAAAAGTAAATATTACGACGGGACTTTGTTCCATCGTGTCATCCAGAATTTTATGATTCAGGGTGGTGATCCTGATTCAAGAAATGCCGTTGGCGGCGCTCAATTGGGTAATGGAGGACCAGGGTATACAATTCCTGCAGAGATTCAGGATGGTTTATTCCATAAAAAAGGTACTATCGGAGCGGCTCGAGATAATAATCCCGCAAAGGCTTCTTCAGGTTCTCAATTTTATCTCGTTCAGGGAAAGGTATTCACCCCTGAAGACCTCGATCGTTTGGAGCAAACACGAATGAATGGTAAGAAATTTTCGGAAGTGCAACGTCAGGCGTATACGACTATTGGTGGAGCTCCGCATTTGGATTGGAATTATACCGTATTTGGTGAGCTGGTCAAAGGCGTGGATGTCATCGATCAGATTGCAGCTGTGAAGACCGATAAGCACGATAGGCCAGAAGTCGACCAAAAAATGAGCATGCACGTGCTCACAAGACGAGAAGCGTTAAACCTGGAGCGAGAACTAAAAGGTCTAAAACCTCAGACGGGTATCTTTTCTAAAATTGGTGATCTGTTCTCTTCCAAGGATTATTAA
- a CDS encoding exodeoxyribonuclease III, giving the protein MKIVTYNVNGLRAALKKDWLGWLKTVNADVICLQEIKATPDQIPEIALLEQMGYEHYWYPAQKKGYSGVALFTRITPKHIEYGCGHEDYDFEGRIIRADFDQVSVMSTYFPSGTTGDVRQDFKYRFLADFQLYSDKLLVEKPNLVVCGDYNICHRAIDIHNPKSNANSSGFLPEEREWMENFINSGYIDSFRHLNPDPHHYSWWSYRAGARAKNLGWRIDYNMVSKPLAEKIKSSSIMPDAVHSDHCPVLLELAV; this is encoded by the coding sequence ATGAAAATAGTAACCTATAATGTGAATGGTTTACGTGCAGCCTTGAAGAAAGATTGGTTAGGCTGGTTGAAAACTGTAAATGCAGATGTCATCTGTCTTCAGGAGATTAAAGCTACACCGGATCAAATTCCTGAAATTGCTTTGTTGGAACAGATGGGCTATGAGCATTACTGGTATCCCGCTCAAAAAAAAGGCTATAGCGGAGTCGCCTTGTTTACGCGTATCACACCTAAGCATATTGAGTATGGTTGCGGCCATGAAGATTATGATTTTGAAGGACGTATTATCCGTGCTGATTTTGATCAGGTTTCCGTGATGAGTACTTATTTTCCATCAGGTACGACAGGAGACGTGCGACAGGATTTTAAATACCGTTTTCTGGCGGATTTTCAGTTATATAGCGATAAGCTTTTGGTCGAAAAACCGAATTTGGTCGTTTGTGGTGATTATAATATTTGTCACCGTGCTATTGATATTCACAATCCAAAATCAAATGCAAATTCTTCGGGATTTCTTCCAGAGGAGCGCGAATGGATGGAGAATTTTATTAATTCGGGCTATATCGACTCTTTTCGCCATTTAAATCCGGATCCGCACCATTACAGTTGGTGGAGTTACCGTGCTGGAGCACGTGCGAAAAACCTAGGTTGGCGTATTGATTATAATATGGTTTCAAAACCTCTGGCAGAGAAAATCAAATCGTCCAGCATAATGCCAGATGCTGTCCATTCCGATCATTGCCCGGTATTGTTGGAGCTTGCCGTCTAA
- a CDS encoding Mrp/NBP35 family ATP-binding protein, whose amino-acid sequence MVTKEQVLNALSYVEEPDLKKDLVTLNMIQNIEIEGQKISFDVILTTPACPLKDHIEHACRNAIAHFIDKNLEVQINMTSNVIGKQGAQVSGIKNIILVSSGKGGVGKSTVAANLALALHAKGAKTGLLDADIYGPSLPIMFGLEGAKPGSVEMPDGQVKIEPLEKFGLKLLSIGFFTDPNQPIPWRGPMTTSAIKQLFNDAHWGELDYLVVDMPPGTGDIHITVSQTFPIAGAVIVTTPQHVALADAVKGIGMFLMDSINIPLLGVVENMAYFTPAELPENKYYIFGKDGGKRLAEEYKVPFLGEIPLLKGISDAGDNGFPVAIDTEDPVTKSFLTIAEKVAQQLSIIHSQGK is encoded by the coding sequence ATGGTTACCAAAGAACAAGTATTAAATGCATTATCCTATGTTGAAGAGCCTGATTTGAAAAAGGATCTTGTAACATTGAATATGATTCAAAATATCGAAATCGAAGGCCAAAAAATTTCTTTCGATGTCATTTTAACTACGCCAGCTTGCCCGCTTAAAGACCATATTGAGCATGCTTGTCGAAACGCTATAGCCCATTTCATCGACAAGAATCTCGAAGTTCAGATCAATATGACTTCCAATGTGATTGGGAAGCAAGGCGCACAAGTGTCGGGTATTAAAAATATCATTTTGGTATCTTCAGGCAAAGGTGGAGTTGGTAAATCTACGGTTGCCGCCAATCTAGCTCTTGCTCTCCATGCTAAAGGTGCTAAAACAGGACTTTTAGATGCCGATATCTATGGACCATCGCTTCCGATTATGTTTGGATTGGAAGGCGCTAAGCCAGGTTCGGTAGAAATGCCAGACGGACAGGTTAAAATTGAACCGCTTGAAAAATTTGGGCTGAAATTACTTTCAATAGGATTTTTCACCGATCCAAACCAGCCTATTCCATGGCGTGGTCCAATGACCACTTCAGCAATCAAGCAGCTTTTTAACGATGCGCATTGGGGCGAACTGGATTACTTGGTCGTTGATATGCCTCCAGGCACTGGTGACATCCATATCACCGTATCGCAGACATTCCCTATTGCCGGAGCTGTGATTGTCACTACGCCGCAGCACGTTGCCCTGGCCGACGCCGTCAAAGGAATTGGAATGTTCTTAATGGATAGCATCAATATTCCATTATTGGGCGTCGTAGAAAATATGGCCTATTTTACCCCGGCTGAGCTGCCAGAGAATAAATACTATATTTTTGGTAAAGACGGTGGAAAACGTTTAGCAGAAGAATATAAAGTTCCTTTCCTTGGTGAAATCCCTTTATTAAAAGGCATTTCTGATGCTGGAGATAATGGTTTCCCAGTTGCCATAGATACCGAAGATCCTGTAACGAAATCATTTTTAACGATTGCAGAGAAAGTTGCCCAGCAACTTTCCATTATCCATAGCCAGGGGAAATAA
- a CDS encoding biosynthetic peptidoglycan transglycosylase, with amino-acid sequence MSNRFITSFKSRKWRWLYIALAAILVLAIAVGTYAYQKRDAMLMGAINKAKAKLLEKYDMELKIQYYAFQGINAVQFKNIQLLPKNRDQLAQINDLTVSVKLWPLLFGDVKLGQVLLDNGKVSLVKKDSISNYDFLFKKQKKDTIENDNPKQNLAALADRLLKNVFFKIPNDLDLKNLELSYRDDSTSQRIVIPSAVIDGGDMETKFLLNDHEAAWNLTGTIDSDNQECDLRLFSDKKEVNLPLLQRKFGLAVSFDEISFRLDKAHRRNKELLELHGQWGFKNLKVNHWRISSKDVIFPEAIMQGALNIGASSIEVSKESTVQVKDFVFSPYIKYVHKPEKELFLAIHTDRIEAQHFFDAMPVGLFPGLDGIQVEGHIQYDLNFALEIKKPEKLLFSSKMDDRDLKVVKWGEADIAMLNTPFTYTAYEDGKPMREIVVGPQNPNFTPLDQISRYMQISLINTEDPFFFKHKGFEEKAFKLSIATNIKEKGFKRGASTISMQLVKNVFLNRNKTVVRKLEEILLVWLMERSQQVSKQRMYEVYLNVIEWGNNVYGITEAARYYFGKTPAQLGLGESIFLSSIVPRPKKGLNFFDWTGHLKGNMLRYFNTYGHIMTKTGQISVDSTTSNYGFYEVVLQPHLRAARPAVVDSVDVFDMGDDPLLFDRLESSSPADNLESVSVPKKLKQMDLTEKKDEEATEPEKPKRSLFDKILGRKKEEKQNDAHK; translated from the coding sequence ATGTCCAATCGATTTATAACATCTTTTAAGTCCCGCAAATGGCGATGGCTTTATATCGCTTTAGCTGCTATTTTGGTTTTGGCGATCGCAGTAGGCACGTATGCTTATCAGAAAAGAGATGCCATGCTCATGGGAGCAATCAACAAAGCGAAAGCGAAGTTGCTTGAAAAGTATGATATGGAATTGAAGATTCAATATTATGCTTTCCAGGGGATTAATGCCGTACAGTTTAAGAATATACAGCTATTGCCCAAAAATAGAGATCAATTGGCTCAAATCAATGATTTGACAGTGTCTGTAAAATTGTGGCCTTTGTTATTTGGGGATGTGAAGTTAGGACAAGTTCTTTTAGATAATGGGAAGGTTTCTCTTGTTAAAAAGGATTCGATCAGTAACTACGATTTCCTGTTCAAGAAGCAGAAAAAGGATACTATTGAAAATGATAACCCAAAGCAGAATCTGGCGGCCTTGGCAGATCGATTGTTGAAAAATGTATTTTTTAAGATTCCAAATGACCTCGATCTCAAGAACCTTGAGCTTTCCTATCGTGACGACAGTACTTCACAACGCATTGTAATTCCTTCTGCTGTGATAGACGGCGGAGATATGGAAACCAAGTTTCTGTTAAATGACCATGAGGCGGCCTGGAATCTGACCGGAACGATTGATTCAGATAATCAAGAATGTGACCTTCGTCTTTTTTCCGATAAAAAAGAGGTAAATCTTCCACTATTACAGCGCAAATTTGGTCTCGCGGTAAGTTTTGATGAAATATCCTTCCGATTGGACAAGGCTCATCGAAGAAATAAGGAGTTGCTGGAGTTGCATGGGCAATGGGGATTTAAAAATCTGAAAGTAAATCACTGGCGTATTTCTAGTAAAGATGTTATTTTTCCTGAGGCCATCATGCAGGGGGCATTGAATATTGGAGCATCATCGATTGAAGTGAGCAAAGAAAGTACCGTTCAGGTCAAAGATTTCGTGTTTTCTCCTTATATCAAATATGTGCACAAGCCGGAAAAAGAACTCTTCCTCGCCATTCATACCGATAGGATAGAGGCTCAGCACTTTTTTGATGCCATGCCAGTTGGATTATTTCCTGGCTTAGACGGTATTCAGGTGGAGGGGCATATTCAATACGATCTAAACTTTGCGCTCGAAATAAAAAAGCCCGAAAAGCTTCTTTTCTCTTCCAAAATGGATGATAGGGATTTAAAAGTCGTTAAATGGGGAGAGGCTGATATTGCGATGCTAAATACGCCTTTCACGTATACAGCTTACGAAGATGGTAAGCCGATGCGGGAGATTGTGGTGGGGCCTCAAAACCCTAATTTTACACCGCTAGATCAAATATCCCGTTATATGCAGATTAGTTTGATCAATACAGAAGACCCCTTTTTCTTTAAACACAAGGGCTTTGAGGAGAAGGCTTTTAAGCTCTCCATTGCTACAAATATCAAGGAAAAAGGGTTTAAGCGTGGGGCGAGTACGATATCTATGCAACTGGTAAAAAATGTTTTTCTAAATCGGAATAAGACCGTTGTGCGGAAGCTGGAAGAAATTTTGCTGGTATGGCTGATGGAGCGTTCACAGCAAGTCAGCAAACAACGCATGTACGAGGTTTACCTGAATGTCATCGAATGGGGAAATAATGTATATGGTATTACCGAAGCTGCACGCTATTATTTTGGGAAAACACCAGCGCAATTAGGGCTTGGAGAAAGTATATTTTTGTCGAGCATTGTTCCACGGCCTAAAAAGGGACTCAACTTTTTTGACTGGACAGGACACCTGAAAGGGAATATGTTGCGCTATTTTAATACCTATGGTCATATTATGACCAAAACAGGGCAGATTAGTGTGGATTCAACAACTTCAAATTATGGTTTTTATGAAGTTGTTCTGCAACCGCATCTGCGGGCAGCTCGACCAGCTGTGGTAGATTCGGTTGATGTATTTGATATGGGAGATGATCCATTGTTGTTCGATCGTCTCGAAAGTAGCTCTCCTGCCGATAATCTTGAAAGTGTATCTGTTCCAAAGAAGCTAAAACAAATGGATCTAACGGAAAAGAAAGATGAGGAGGCGACTGAACCAGAGAAACCAAAACGATCGCTATTTGACAAGATATTGGGACGTAAAAAAGAAGAAAAACAAAACGACGCACACAAATAG
- the hpt gene encoding hypoxanthine phosphoribosyltransferase — protein MKKIEIDGLLFEPLFEEEQIQKRVRLMGIDISRRYEHKLPVFIGVLNGCFMFMADLLKQIDVPCEMSFIKLASYIGTGQSELNELLGLGIDLEGRDVIIVEDIVDSGHSLKYTLDAVKKLNPASVIACALLVKPEALQYHFQELTYVGFEISKEFVVGYGMDFNGLCRNLPDIYKNVAI, from the coding sequence ATGAAAAAGATAGAAATTGACGGATTGCTTTTCGAACCTTTATTTGAAGAAGAACAAATTCAGAAGCGAGTGCGGCTAATGGGGATTGATATAAGCCGGCGTTATGAACACAAACTGCCTGTTTTTATAGGTGTCTTGAATGGATGTTTTATGTTTATGGCAGATTTGCTTAAGCAAATTGATGTTCCTTGTGAGATGTCCTTTATTAAGTTGGCATCTTATATTGGAACGGGACAATCTGAATTAAACGAGCTTTTAGGCCTTGGTATCGACCTTGAAGGCCGTGATGTGATTATTGTAGAAGATATTGTCGACTCCGGGCATTCACTTAAATACACCTTGGATGCAGTAAAAAAATTAAATCCAGCCAGTGTGATTGCCTGTGCACTTCTGGTGAAACCTGAGGCACTGCAGTATCATTTCCAGGAATTAACTTATGTTGGCTTTGAAATAAGTAAGGAATTTGTAGTTGGGTACGGTATGGACTTTAATGGTCTTTGTCGAAATCTCCCCGATATTTATAAAAACGTAGCAATCTAA
- a CDS encoding DNA-3-methyladenine glycosylase I has translation MYKEIIRCQWCGSDPQYVDYHDKEWGRQVRDDKTLFEFLILESAQAGLSWITILRRRKAYQEAFANFDVDQVAAYTNEHVARLLVDSGIIKHRNKIESTITNAQHFKKIQAEYGSFYDYLYSFLPEKQPIVNHWRSLQQVPATTAISDKIAKDMKKRGFKFFGSTICYAYMQAVGMVNDHIETCAFK, from the coding sequence ATGTACAAAGAAATCATACGTTGTCAATGGTGCGGTTCTGATCCGCAATATGTAGACTATCACGATAAAGAATGGGGGCGACAAGTCCGCGATGACAAAACTTTATTTGAATTTTTGATCCTGGAGTCTGCACAAGCTGGCTTAAGCTGGATTACGATTCTTCGGCGAAGAAAGGCATACCAAGAAGCTTTTGCCAATTTTGATGTTGATCAAGTCGCTGCTTATACCAACGAACATGTTGCTAGACTTTTGGTCGATTCGGGAATTATCAAACACAGGAATAAAATTGAATCCACCATTACCAATGCGCAACATTTCAAGAAAATCCAAGCAGAATATGGTAGCTTCTATGACTACTTATACAGCTTTTTGCCCGAAAAACAACCGATTGTCAACCACTGGAGAAGTTTACAACAGGTACCTGCAACGACAGCTATTTCTGATAAGATAGCAAAAGACATGAAGAAAAGGGGGTTCAAATTTTTCGGCTCTACCATTTGTTATGCGTATATGCAGGCCGTTGGAATGGTGAACGACCATATCGAAACCTGTGCGTTTAAATAG
- a CDS encoding DUF4271 domain-containing protein, which translates to MSVTIFKYHILFVVLLLFSITGLNAQRRTFRTVVQDSSTVSTDSLNIVKDSVESPNQKVLASLNPALQNQYRIVTVNGEGLRIHNIYNFDVQQYFQSKLRSSNLDRQYGTLKAHRENWILFTVLALIFGVGLIRVFFPSDIKLVFQGYWDDRVLLSVSKEDTILTSWPFIFLFILFSGAIGLFVSLFYAYELNRFDFITFPNYMKTAGMVGALFALKIGFIRFLSFVFQIRKLVKEYVTVLYLIYFNTLFLMLPVLLILSLVPLTSVGVVLHLAIVGAALLFFYRFLKTATHIMSMYKFSISYLILYLCCLEIAPILILLRLLS; encoded by the coding sequence ATGAGCGTAACTATCTTCAAATATCATATTCTATTTGTAGTACTACTGCTGTTTTCAATTACGGGATTGAATGCGCAGCGGCGGACTTTTCGGACGGTTGTACAGGACAGCAGTACAGTTAGTACTGATAGTCTAAATATCGTAAAGGATTCTGTTGAATCGCCAAACCAGAAAGTTTTGGCATCCTTGAATCCTGCGTTACAGAATCAATATCGGATCGTAACAGTGAACGGGGAAGGTTTAAGGATTCATAACATTTATAATTTTGATGTTCAGCAGTATTTTCAGAGCAAATTAAGAAGTAGCAATTTGGATCGGCAATATGGAACGCTCAAGGCTCATCGTGAAAACTGGATTTTATTTACAGTTCTCGCATTAATTTTTGGTGTTGGGTTGATTCGGGTATTTTTCCCTTCTGATATTAAATTGGTTTTTCAGGGGTACTGGGATGATAGGGTCTTATTGTCTGTAAGCAAAGAGGATACGATCCTGACATCTTGGCCATTTATTTTTCTATTTATATTATTTTCTGGGGCAATAGGCTTATTTGTAAGTCTATTTTATGCATATGAATTAAATAGATTCGATTTTATTACTTTTCCCAATTATATGAAGACTGCGGGAATGGTTGGTGCTTTGTTTGCGTTAAAAATCGGATTTATCCGATTCCTATCCTTTGTTTTTCAAATTAGAAAGTTGGTAAAGGAATATGTGACCGTGCTGTATCTGATTTATTTCAATACACTTTTTTTAATGCTTCCTGTACTATTAATTTTGAGTCTTGTGCCTTTGACATCGGTCGGAGTTGTACTGCATTTGGCTATTGTTGGAGCGGCCTTACTCTTTTTCTATCGGTTTCTTAAGACAGCGACTCATATTATGTCTATGTATAAATTTTCAATTTCCTATTTAATTTTGTACCTTTGTTGCCTAGAAATAGCACCAATATTAATACTGTTAAGATTATTGAGCTAA
- a CDS encoding uroporphyrinogen-III synthase — MQTSDVERAKKVKSVLVTLPKPENDKSPYYDLAKKYGLKLDFRGFIHVEGVPAKDVRRDKVNLADYSAVIFTSRNAVDHYFRICEEMRFEVSAEMKYFCISETIALYLQKYIQYRKRKIFFGKQTAKDLEEVLKKHKGENFLFPCSDVANEETSNWLQQNGYKFTPAVLFRTVVSDLTDLKDVFYDVIVFFSPSSVQSLYDNFPDFKQNNTRIAAFGASTQQALLDHGLILDIPAPTPKAPSMTMAVEEYIKKVNK; from the coding sequence ATGCAAACTTCAGACGTAGAAAGAGCAAAGAAGGTAAAAAGTGTACTGGTGACTTTACCAAAACCTGAAAACGATAAGTCCCCTTATTATGATTTAGCAAAGAAATACGGGTTAAAATTAGACTTTCGAGGTTTTATACACGTAGAAGGAGTTCCTGCCAAAGATGTGCGTAGGGATAAGGTTAATTTAGCAGATTATTCTGCTGTAATATTTACGAGCAGAAATGCTGTAGATCATTATTTTAGAATTTGTGAAGAGATGCGATTTGAAGTGTCTGCAGAAATGAAATATTTCTGTATTTCAGAGACGATTGCCCTCTATCTTCAAAAGTATATCCAATATAGAAAACGGAAGATTTTCTTTGGTAAACAGACCGCGAAAGACCTTGAAGAGGTATTGAAAAAACACAAAGGGGAGAATTTCTTGTTCCCTTGTTCGGATGTAGCCAATGAGGAAACAAGTAATTGGTTACAACAAAACGGCTATAAATTTACACCGGCTGTGCTTTTTAGAACTGTTGTAAGCGATTTGACTGATTTGAAAGATGTTTTCTACGATGTTATCGTGTTCTTTAGTCCTTCAAGTGTACAGTCCTTATATGATAACTTCCCTGACTTTAAGCAGAATAATACAAGGATTGCAGCATTTGGTGCTTCTACTCAACAGGCTCTTTTAGATCACGGATTGATTTTAGATATCCCTGCTCCAACACCAAAAGCGCCTAGTATGACGATGGCTGTTGAAGAATATATCAAAAAGGTAAATAAGTAA